From a region of the Natronogracilivirga saccharolytica genome:
- a CDS encoding HD family phosphohydrolase, with translation MGFLDKLGLQRKKKAFVPFTVEKQKKDKVPGLFSKNNVFKFLLSIGFLALVIGLYPKSTFHETAYNIGDPWRDDDLTAPFTFSLIKDDAEIREEIREIQQYTPPIFKVDHNAESGAFNRLDELFREMLPVLQAYSDWQESRAMESAQARDDSLYFSRLRNRSEINLETNDWEPLLEHYHELTESPGDTPAFHEQIQNKLADLLRELYSDGVIDIPKDDIQTDEITVRDLRERTERTVSLDLIRTVNDARNFAETRLARRFDGEVVQSVLLLFDGIAEPNLRFSEEDTEEQVQEKIEAISPTKGAVSAGQVIIRRGDIITPERHNMLQSLARARAERASDIELWKQYFGESLLVLAVFLIFFFYIYLYRRKIFDENPMLLLVFLTIALVYTIGAFVARVDELSPYVVPFAIAPILLTIIFDSRVGLMATTMVAMLAGLMFGSSFEFVVATITACSIGVYSVRDIKDRSQFYLTTPALIFFSYALVLLGFTLTKVGGWSIYADNLLFLAGNAVGIWLAYPLILLVEKTFRITTDVTLLELSDTNRPILKQLMLEAPGTFHHSLQVANLSEAAATGIGANSLLCRVGALYHDIGKLEKPQYFVENQRSGNVHDKLKPRMSALIIKNHVDAGVKMAKEIELPETIIKFIRTHHGTSLIRFFYEKAMNESGNDQEIQEEDFRYDGPIPDSKETGIILLADGVEAASRSMSDHSFQKLENLVNRMVDDRLSEGQLNNCALTLKDLKIIKDIFIRILQGMYHGRVKYPDKQEEAASGQTGEKSADDSAGKSKSNRAE, from the coding sequence ATGGGATTTTTAGACAAACTGGGGCTGCAGCGCAAAAAAAAGGCTTTTGTTCCTTTCACTGTTGAAAAACAGAAAAAGGACAAGGTTCCCGGGCTCTTCAGCAAGAACAACGTATTCAAGTTTTTGCTGAGCATCGGTTTTCTGGCGCTGGTAATCGGACTCTATCCCAAATCAACCTTTCATGAAACGGCATATAACATAGGTGACCCCTGGCGGGATGATGATCTGACCGCACCGTTCACCTTTAGTCTGATAAAAGACGATGCCGAGATTCGTGAAGAAATCCGGGAAATCCAGCAGTATACGCCTCCCATTTTCAAGGTCGATCACAATGCCGAATCAGGCGCTTTTAATCGCCTTGATGAATTATTCCGGGAAATGCTGCCGGTGCTGCAGGCCTACTCAGACTGGCAGGAATCCAGAGCGATGGAGTCGGCCCAGGCCCGGGATGACAGCCTGTACTTCTCACGCCTTCGAAACAGGTCCGAAATCAACCTGGAAACAAATGACTGGGAGCCCCTTCTTGAGCATTATCACGAACTGACGGAAAGCCCCGGCGATACTCCCGCATTCCACGAGCAGATACAAAACAAACTGGCTGATCTGCTGCGCGAACTTTACTCGGACGGGGTCATCGATATCCCGAAAGATGACATCCAGACAGACGAAATCACGGTACGTGATCTGCGGGAACGCACCGAGCGGACTGTTTCCCTGGATCTGATCCGCACCGTGAATGATGCCCGGAATTTTGCAGAAACCCGTCTGGCGCGCAGGTTTGACGGAGAAGTTGTTCAGTCGGTATTGCTGTTGTTCGACGGTATTGCAGAACCCAATTTAAGGTTCAGTGAAGAGGATACAGAAGAACAGGTTCAGGAAAAAATTGAGGCCATCTCCCCAACCAAAGGAGCTGTATCCGCCGGGCAGGTCATAATCAGGCGCGGAGACATCATTACACCCGAACGGCACAACATGCTGCAAAGCCTTGCGCGGGCACGTGCGGAAAGAGCAAGTGATATTGAGCTGTGGAAACAGTATTTCGGCGAGTCACTGCTGGTGCTGGCCGTATTCCTGATTTTCTTTTTCTATATATATCTGTACCGGCGCAAAATTTTTGATGAAAACCCGATGCTGCTTCTGGTTTTTCTGACTATTGCCCTGGTCTATACCATCGGCGCTTTTGTTGCCCGCGTTGATGAACTTTCACCTTATGTCGTGCCCTTTGCAATAGCACCTATACTGCTTACCATCATTTTCGATTCAAGGGTCGGACTGATGGCTACTACCATGGTGGCCATGCTGGCAGGTTTGATGTTTGGAAGCAGTTTCGAGTTTGTAGTGGCCACCATTACGGCCTGCAGCATCGGAGTCTATTCCGTCCGTGATATCAAAGACCGCAGCCAGTTCTATCTGACTACCCCGGCTCTCATCTTTTTCTCCTATGCCCTGGTATTGCTTGGTTTCACACTCACAAAAGTTGGCGGATGGAGCATATATGCGGATAATCTGCTCTTTCTTGCCGGAAATGCCGTCGGTATCTGGCTGGCCTACCCGCTTATTCTGCTGGTCGAAAAGACGTTCCGTATCACTACGGACGTAACGCTTCTGGAACTAAGTGATACAAACCGCCCTATCCTCAAACAACTTATGCTGGAAGCTCCCGGCACTTTTCACCACAGCCTCCAGGTAGCCAATCTCTCAGAAGCAGCAGCCACCGGCATCGGGGCAAATTCACTGCTCTGCCGTGTAGGCGCGTTGTACCATGACATCGGAAAACTTGAAAAACCACAGTATTTCGTCGAAAATCAACGCTCAGGGAATGTACATGATAAACTGAAACCCAGGATGAGTGCACTGATCATAAAAAATCATGTGGATGCCGGTGTTAAAATGGCCAAAGAAATCGAGCTTCCCGAAACGATCATCAAATTCATACGCACCCATCACGGCACGTCACTGATCCGGTTCTTTTACGAAAAAGCCATGAATGAGTCCGGCAATGATCAGGAAATTCAGGAAGAAGATTTCCGCTATGATGGACCGATACCCGATTCCAAAGAAACCGGTATCATCCTGCTGGCTGACGGAGTCGAAGCAGCCTCGCGATCCATGTCAGACCATTCCTTCCAAAAGCTCGAAAACCTGGTCAACCGAATGGTTGATGACAGGCTCTCCGAAGGCCAGCTCAACAATTGCGCACTTACTCTGAAAGACCTGAAAATTATTAAAGATATTTTCATACGTATCCTTCAGGGCATGTATCATGGCCGGGTGAAATACCCTGACAAACAGGAGGAGGCCGCTTCCGGCCAGACCGGAGAGAAGAGTGCTGATGATTCAGCCGGTAAATCAAAAAGTAACCGGGCTGAGTAA